The proteins below come from a single Chelmon rostratus isolate fCheRos1 chromosome 10, fCheRos1.pri, whole genome shotgun sequence genomic window:
- the dpm1 gene encoding dolichol-phosphate mannosyltransferase subunit 1 yields MASRKTSHQNRDSGDKYSVLLPTYNERENLPLIVWLLVKYFGESGFNYEIIVIDDGSPDGTLEVAEQLQKIYGEDKILLRPRAKKLGLGTAYIHGMKHATGNFIFIMDADLSHHPKFIPEFIEKQKDGDYDLVSGTRYQGNGGVYGWDLRRKLISRGANFLTQVLLRPGASDLTGSFRLYKKKVLESLVERCVSKGYVFQMEMIVRARQLNYTIGEVPISFVDRVYGESKLGGNEIVSFAKGLLTLFATT; encoded by the exons ATGGCAAGCCGAAAAACTTCGCACCAAAACCGGGACAGTGGGGACAAATACTCCGTGCTGTTGCCCACGTACAACGAAAGGGAAAATTTACCTTTGATAGTGTGGCTTTTGGTTAAATATTTCGGTGAAAG CGGGTTTAACTACGAGATAATTGTCATCGACGATGGAAGCCCAGATGGGACACTGGAGGTGGCGGAGCAGTTGCAGAAGATTTATGGAGAGGATAAAATA CTTTTACGACCAAGAGCGAAAAAATTAGGCCTAG GCACGGCCTACATCCACGGCATGAAGCATGCTACTGGAAACTTCATCTTCATAATGGACGCAGATCTTTCCCATCAT CCCAAATTTATCCCAGAATTTATTGA AAAGCAGAAGGATGGTGACTACGACCTGGTGTCTGGTACTCGATACCAAGGGAACGGAGGCGTATACGGCTGGGATCTGCGCAGGAAGCTCATCAG CCGGGGGGCCAACTTCTTGACTCAAGTGTTACTGAGACCCGGTGCTTCAGACCTCACAGGCAGCTTCAG GCTGTACAAGAAGAAGGTGTTGGAGAGTCTGGTTGAGCGGTGCGTGTCCAAAGGGTACGTCTTTCAGATGGAGATGATCGTCCGCGCCAGACAGCTCAACTACACAATTGGAGAA GTCCCCATTTCCTTTGTGGATCGAGTTTACGGAGAGTCCAAACTCGGAGGGAACGAGATTGTGTCATTCGCAAAAGGACTGCTCACACTCTTTGCCACGACATGA